The following coding sequences are from one Mycoplasma tullyi window:
- a CDS encoding RpiB/LacA/LacB family sugar-phosphate isomerase, protein MDKRKIVFVADHTGVFLKQELISMLKTEFRNQYEVIDLGSDDEKSADDYPDFAFMLEDYFKDENTNNIGVAICGTGVGICIAANKIKNVRAGLVTDVRYAELAIQHDNCNVLVLGARTTSIDVNKEILRKFLSAQFEGGRHQRRVDKISNYEKK, encoded by the coding sequence ATGGACAAGAGAAAAATTGTATTCGTAGCTGATCATACTGGTGTTTTCTTAAAGCAAGAACTTATCAGTATGCTTAAAACTGAATTTCGTAATCAATACGAAGTAATAGATTTAGGTTCAGACGATGAAAAGAGTGCAGATGACTATCCTGATTTTGCATTCATGCTTGAAGATTACTTCAAGGATGAAAACACAAATAATATTGGTGTAGCAATCTGTGGGACTGGTGTTGGGATCTGTATTGCAGCTAACAAGATCAAAAACGTTCGTGCAGGATTAGTAACTGATGTTAGATATGCTGAACTTGCTATCCAACATGATAACTGCAACGTTTTAGTTCTTGGAGCTAGAACAACATCAATTGATGTCAATAAAGAAATCTTAAGAAAGTTCTTATCAGCACAATTCGAAGGTGGTAGACACCAAAGAAGAGTGGATAAAATTAGTAACTATGAGAAAAAATAA
- a CDS encoding Holliday junction resolvase RecU — protein sequence MHQNRGMFLETLINNTIKHNELAQKGLIFKRHLPINVYSFANTRVTGWLKEKTQTDYYGLYKGYFFDFDAKQSSKINYSLKNIKQHQLDHLRKIHRQGGIAFILLLIVPKEEFYMIPIKKIDSWLKHQESNTLKYEWIQKSSFKLELFYPGVIGIFEALQEWIDLITLRRSRDS from the coding sequence ATGCATCAAAATAGAGGAATGTTTCTTGAAACATTAATCAACAATACAATTAAGCATAACGAATTAGCCCAAAAGGGGCTAATTTTTAAACGTCACTTACCAATCAATGTTTATAGTTTTGCTAATACAAGAGTGACGGGTTGATTAAAAGAAAAAACCCAGACAGATTATTATGGACTTTATAAGGGTTATTTCTTTGATTTCGATGCAAAACAAAGCTCAAAGATTAATTATTCACTTAAGAATATTAAACAACACCAATTAGATCATTTAAGAAAGATTCACCGTCAAGGGGGAATCGCATTTATCTTGTTGTTGATTGTTCCCAAAGAAGAGTTCTACATGATTCCAATTAAAAAAATTGATTCTTGGTTAAAACACCAAGAATCAAATACTTTAAAGTATGAATGAATTCAGAAAAGCTCTTTTAAACTGGAATTATTTTATCCAGGAGTAATTGGAATCTTTGAAGCTTTGCAAGAATGAATCGATTTAATTACTCTTCGTCGTTCTCGCGATTCTTAA
- a CDS encoding HU family DNA-binding protein translates to MLTKSEICKIIAECTGVSPKLVKACFQVYSDLVKKEIKSQGQVRLPELGTFRVTIGRERISVNPITGAQTRIPPKPKVKFRAAKPLKEATATIKWKYVSEDDELLQPKRKPSGFFKNRENDEE, encoded by the coding sequence ATGCTAACTAAATCTGAAATTTGCAAAATTATCGCTGAATGTACTGGAGTAAGCCCGAAACTTGTTAAGGCTTGCTTTCAAGTTTATAGTGATTTAGTAAAAAAAGAAATTAAATCTCAAGGTCAGGTAAGATTACCTGAGCTTGGTACTTTTAGAGTTACCATTGGTCGTGAAAGAATTTCAGTTAACCCGATTACTGGAGCACAAACTAGAATTCCTCCTAAACCAAAAGTAAAGTTTAGAGCAGCTAAACCACTTAAAGAAGCAACTGCTACGATTAAGTGAAAATACGTTAGTGAAGACGATGAGTTGCTTCAACCTAAAAGAAAACCTTCAGGATTCTTTAAGAATCGCGAGAACGACGAAGAGTAA
- a CDS encoding DUF1951 domain-containing protein codes for MSQNLSEEQKKETQYQANVEKAITIFNTLFTKETNKYDFIKSIYENDGVANMEYPRQKLNELMDLIISEPSKHYARNFFINTCLTKITAYEEIEDVLSLFKKNKETLDKFCLYYLLFKQSFNFDDSERSKINKILSNIARELIEVLDLN; via the coding sequence ATGTCTCAAAACTTGTCTGAAGAACAAAAGAAAGAAACACAATACCAAGCTAATGTTGAAAAAGCAATAACAATCTTTAATACGTTATTTACTAAAGAAACTAATAAATACGATTTCATTAAATCGATTTATGAAAACGATGGTGTTGCTAATATGGAGTATCCTAGGCAAAAGTTAAATGAACTAATGGATCTAATTATTAGTGAACCATCTAAACATTATGCTAGAAATTTCTTCATCAATACTTGTTTAACCAAGATTACAGCTTATGAAGAGATTGAAGACGTTTTAAGTTTATTCAAAAAGAATAAAGAAACTTTAGATAAATTTTGTTTGTATTACTTACTATTTAAACAATCGTTTAATTTTGACGATTCAGAACGATCTAAAATTAATAAGATCTTATCAAATATTGCACGTGAACTAATTGAGGTTTTAGATTTAAATTAA
- the rplJ gene encoding 50S ribosomal protein L10 has translation MKAIIQKKIEHVNRIAELLKSAKSFVVFEYSTMTAKAITALRRKVKTSANEMFVLKNNILKRAIKAAGIDGFDDEIKNQIAVVIGLEDAFLPIKAVHEYVTANEKVNFVCGYLENKKLSAAELNEIAVLPSRDELYSMFLSVLQAPVRKFMYALKAVADTKQQ, from the coding sequence ATGAAAGCAATTATTCAAAAAAAGATTGAACATGTAAATAGAATTGCTGAATTGTTAAAAAGCGCTAAATCGTTTGTCGTATTTGAATATTCAACAATGACAGCAAAAGCTATTACAGCACTTAGAAGAAAAGTAAAAACTAGTGCTAATGAAATGTTTGTTTTAAAAAACAACATTTTAAAAAGAGCAATTAAAGCTGCTGGCATTGATGGATTTGATGACGAAATCAAAAACCAAATCGCAGTTGTGATTGGGTTAGAAGACGCTTTTTTACCAATCAAAGCAGTTCATGAGTATGTTACAGCTAATGAAAAAGTTAATTTCGTTTGCGGATATTTAGAAAACAAAAAATTATCTGCAGCTGAATTAAATGAAATTGCTGTGCTTCCATCAAGAGATGAACTATACAGCATGTTCTTATCAGTGCTTCAAGCTCCAGTACGCAAATTCATGTACGCACTTAAAGCTGTAGCTGATACAAAACAACAATAA
- the rplL gene encoding 50S ribosomal protein L7/L12, whose translation MAKLTKEQFIESLKEMTIVEINDVIKAIEEAFGVSAAAPVAAASAAPASAAPTEATVVLVSAGDKKVEVIKLVREVTGLGLMDAKKAVDTPPATIKENMNIEEAKALQAKFEAAGAKVELK comes from the coding sequence ATGGCAAAATTAACAAAAGAACAATTTATTGAAAGTCTAAAAGAAATGACTATCGTTGAAATCAACGATGTAATTAAAGCAATCGAAGAAGCGTTCGGTGTTTCGGCTGCTGCTCCTGTTGCAGCTGCATCTGCTGCTCCTGCTTCTGCAGCTCCAACTGAAGCAACAGTTGTATTAGTATCAGCTGGTGATAAGAAAGTTGAAGTTATTAAACTAGTAAGAGAAGTAACTGGACTAGGTTTAATGGATGCTAAGAAAGCAGTTGACACTCCTCCTGCAACTATTAAAGAAAATATGAATATTGAAGAAGCTAAAGCATTACAAGCTAAGTTTGAAGCTGCTGGTGCTAAAGTTGAACTTAAATAA
- the rpmF gene encoding 50S ribosomal protein L32, with product MAVQQRRSSKHRRDKRRSHDALAVNLINVCKHCGKFKRAHRACSCGMYNELRITKAK from the coding sequence ATGGCAGTACAACAAAGAAGATCTTCAAAACACCGAAGAGATAAAAGACGTTCACATGATGCTTTAGCAGTTAACTTAATTAACGTATGTAAGCATTGTGGGAAATTCAAAAGAGCTCACAGAGCTTGCTCTTGCGGAATGTATAACGAATTAAGAATTACCAAAGCAAAATAA
- a CDS encoding DnaJ domain-containing protein: MSSKRDYYEILEVPRSATQQDIKKAFRKLAMKYHPDRNKESDAEEKFKEVNEAYEVLSDEEKRKLYDTYGHEGLNASGFHQGGFNPYDVFNSVFSGFDFEGGFGDVFSQFFGGGAGGFHNQEYIEEVDVNLVHDIKINFLEAANGCIKNVKYTRQVTCPDCNGSGSADGDVITCSDCNGEGYVVEQRRTLLGMFQTKKTCPSCKGEGQTIKNKCKTCKSNRMVDEVVERKVSIDSNVFYQDVVIVRGEGHIYKNLVGDLFLRVKIEPSRVFELRDNHVVVNVLVDPLVAIVGGTILIPTLKEIKEINLKAGTKNGDIITIANGGINLKLDSRVYGANYSEKGDLIVVINYARPSEYSKQEIAKLKEFIKPNKEVNLYETLMKKELENKDSE, from the coding sequence ATGTCTTCAAAAAGAGATTACTACGAAATACTAGAAGTACCCCGCTCAGCTACTCAGCAAGATATTAAAAAAGCCTTTAGAAAACTGGCAATGAAATATCACCCTGATCGTAACAAAGAATCAGATGCTGAAGAAAAGTTTAAAGAAGTAAACGAAGCTTACGAAGTGCTAAGCGATGAAGAAAAGAGAAAACTTTATGACACTTATGGTCATGAAGGTTTAAACGCGTCTGGATTCCACCAAGGTGGATTCAATCCTTATGACGTGTTTAATTCAGTATTTAGCGGGTTTGATTTCGAAGGTGGGTTTGGTGATGTCTTCTCACAATTCTTTGGTGGTGGAGCTGGTGGTTTTCACAACCAAGAATACATCGAAGAAGTTGATGTTAATCTAGTTCACGATATTAAGATTAACTTCTTAGAAGCAGCTAATGGGTGTATTAAAAACGTTAAATACACCAGACAAGTAACTTGTCCTGATTGTAATGGATCAGGATCAGCTGATGGTGATGTAATCACTTGTAGTGATTGTAATGGTGAAGGTTATGTTGTTGAACAAAGAAGAACATTACTTGGAATGTTCCAAACCAAAAAAACTTGTCCTTCTTGTAAAGGTGAAGGTCAAACGATCAAGAACAAATGTAAGACTTGTAAATCAAACAGAATGGTTGATGAAGTCGTTGAAAGAAAAGTTTCAATCGATTCAAATGTGTTCTATCAAGATGTTGTAATCGTTCGTGGTGAAGGACACATTTATAAGAATCTAGTAGGAGATCTTTTCTTAAGAGTTAAGATTGAACCTTCTAGAGTGTTCGAATTACGTGATAACCACGTAGTGGTTAATGTTTTAGTTGATCCTTTGGTAGCTATCGTTGGTGGAACAATCTTAATTCCGACTTTAAAAGAGATCAAGGAAATCAACTTAAAAGCTGGAACTAAAAACGGTGATATTATCACCATTGCTAACGGTGGAATCAACCTAAAACTAGATTCACGCGTTTATGGTGCTAATTACAGCGAAAAAGGTGATTTAATCGTTGTTATTAACTACGCAAGACCTAGTGAATACTCTAAGCAAGAGATTGCCAAACTTAAAGAATTCATTAAACCAAACAAAGAAGTAAACTTATACGAAACTTTAATGAAGAAAGAACTTGAGAATAAAGATTCTGAATAA
- a CDS encoding MATE family efflux transporter, which yields MSTGYSHVDKQEKANKLFGKTAISKAIWIVCLPGLLAAFFAGLYGFFDQLLIQKLVPEVWKLNDVYNGLHFSNINVYQRVFDQIFANDSVVRVPNIYFFDNGFYQASASSPVPINYFNSDFIKVFGEQVRTQPIITLDKNVLAQAINNNQILDNIVLLFKNVYNSQIGVAGDNTSQLSNVSIIARQAVNSFQNVLLIGNAVIFLIPIGAGVYYTKSISYKYEKTGRDIWVMSFWTTLILCLIASVVCYILIGAGVQRNLIGTANLSPRVIGLLESNNTQDIVNRINNVDLDSLKGVNFANYPKVILTYDDAMADISAHWADQYSWIYASGFFIIGWFSLLSFMIRSEGRNIFVTVASIISNVTNVSLDYVFIKYVNLGLIGGATASVISWVVNLALYVGFVIYFNKKQATWLSFHDLFKVKFNIKIIIPIIILGLSSFIRIVGLTVMFLVYNLLLIKVSGQDFQNYHAGSVPLLILFFVALFGISDGGRPLVGYNYTNRNYKRVHSAFWWSLFVTFTYAIIAYIIVFFIAKTVLVNLFNFKDPSTTPMVQPIDNADLATMYVRITMLRTVMFSITVCGMMLFQGTNDVIRSYVSSAIEGSFISYVVFGTVYGLSTVLPKTNDLNIWVYVSGYAISPFITSMVVLTMSILFLTRNLNVKNEAIERKMNKLDLMQYNFFVNEAKKYNLLTPQEQHELAEQERLNTNTQ from the coding sequence ATGAGTACAGGCTATAGCCACGTCGACAAACAAGAAAAAGCTAACAAACTGTTTGGTAAAACTGCAATCTCTAAAGCAATTTGGATTGTTTGTTTACCAGGTTTGTTAGCAGCCTTTTTTGCTGGTTTATACGGTTTTTTTGATCAATTATTGATTCAAAAACTAGTACCAGAAGTTTGAAAATTAAATGATGTTTATAATGGTTTACACTTTTCAAACATCAATGTTTATCAAAGAGTGTTTGATCAGATCTTTGCAAACGATTCAGTCGTAAGAGTTCCCAATATCTATTTCTTTGATAACGGTTTTTATCAAGCATCAGCTTCTTCACCTGTACCAATTAATTATTTTAATAGTGACTTTATTAAAGTTTTTGGTGAGCAAGTAAGAACTCAACCAATTATTACGTTAGATAAGAATGTACTTGCACAAGCTATTAATAACAATCAAATCTTAGATAATATCGTTTTATTATTTAAGAATGTTTATAATTCTCAGATTGGTGTTGCTGGAGATAATACATCACAACTATCTAATGTGTCGATTATCGCTAGACAAGCAGTTAACTCATTCCAAAACGTTCTTTTAATTGGTAACGCTGTTATCTTTTTAATCCCTATTGGTGCTGGTGTATATTACACCAAATCAATTAGTTACAAATATGAAAAAACTGGTCGAGATATCTGAGTAATGTCGTTTTGAACGACATTAATCTTATGTTTAATTGCTAGTGTTGTTTGTTATATCCTAATTGGTGCTGGAGTTCAACGTAACTTAATTGGAACAGCTAACTTAAGTCCTAGAGTAATTGGTTTATTAGAGAGTAACAACACCCAAGATATCGTTAATAGAATCAACAACGTTGATTTAGATTCACTTAAAGGTGTTAATTTTGCAAATTATCCTAAAGTGATCTTAACTTATGATGATGCAATGGCTGATATCTCAGCTCATTGAGCTGATCAGTATAGTTGAATCTATGCTAGTGGGTTCTTTATTATTGGGTGGTTTTCTTTATTATCATTCATGATTCGTTCTGAAGGACGAAACATCTTTGTAACAGTTGCTTCAATCATCTCTAATGTAACTAACGTTTCATTAGACTATGTTTTTATTAAATATGTCAATCTTGGATTGATTGGTGGTGCAACAGCTTCAGTTATTAGTTGAGTAGTTAATTTAGCTTTATATGTTGGGTTTGTGATCTACTTTAATAAGAAACAAGCAACATGATTAAGCTTTCATGATCTATTTAAAGTTAAGTTTAATATCAAGATCATTATTCCGATTATTATCTTAGGATTATCATCGTTTATTCGGATTGTTGGATTAACAGTAATGTTCTTAGTTTACAATTTATTGTTAATCAAAGTATCTGGACAAGATTTCCAAAACTACCACGCAGGGTCCGTCCCGTTATTGATCTTATTCTTCGTCGCCTTGTTTGGGATTTCAGATGGTGGTAGACCATTAGTTGGTTATAACTATACGAATCGCAATTACAAACGAGTACACTCAGCATTCTGGTGATCGTTGTTTGTTACGTTTACGTATGCAATCATTGCATACATCATTGTGTTCTTTATTGCTAAAACAGTTTTAGTTAACTTATTTAACTTTAAAGATCCAAGTACAACACCAATGGTACAACCAATTGATAATGCTGATTTAGCGACTATGTATGTAAGAATCACAATGTTAAGAACTGTGATGTTTTCAATCACTGTTTGTGGCATGATGTTGTTCCAAGGGACAAACGATGTGATTCGATCATACGTTTCATCAGCAATCGAAGGATCATTTATCTCTTATGTTGTTTTTGGTACGGTTTATGGATTATCAACGGTGTTACCAAAGACTAATGATCTAAACATTTGAGTTTATGTTTCAGGTTATGCGATCTCACCATTTATTACATCAATGGTGGTATTAACGATGTCAATCTTATTCTTAACAAGAAATCTAAATGTTAAGAATGAAGCGATCGAACGTAAGATGAATAAATTAGATTTAATGCAATATAACTTCTTTGTTAATGAAGCCAAGAAATATAATTTATTAACACCTCAAGAACAACATGAGTTGGCTGAACAAGAAAGATTAAATACAAATACGCAATAA
- the metG gene encoding methionine--tRNA ligase, with the protein MEFYFNKINKDNQTMLKNKKCYISTPIYYASGNPHIGHAYTTILGDFLARFKKQRGYDVFFLSGTDEFGKKIETKAKSLNLTPQKMVDQYSSKFKDLFNLLNIELTRFVRTTEPTHQEVVKKIFGLFYLKKYIYLDQWQGLYCVDCEENYTSSSVLKKADLIQKTNMDLSLDPDDQLYCNVGHKISAINEPSYFIKLSEFEDFIKESLTDNVPSVYPTSRNKEMLNNFVNVGLKDLSISRTSISWGIETPLNKSHRIYVWLDALFSYLTSMGFGTEDDKLYQEFWNNDDSERIHLIAKEITRFHRIYWVIFLKMLGIKQPTRMISHGWILDENGNKMSKSLDNIIDPIELAELFGVDQLRYYLLKELSLSEDGKVGKRLIQETVSADLINNLGNLVHRLIPMIESRQESIILPYVPGNELEDKYLEEVKKLPAEFEKLVEENDIRSAIKLVLNISKEYSSVIEVRKPWELYKNGKTQELANVLFAGVAAIRTVFVLLEPILTTKSKEVYEQMGFTPEQTKLENINNFEQLFNHKINKSKKLFQKLNLTDPAVNLGPIEQTEQKPAKDKKAKQSGKDSGKESKKESPKESDKKAAKEPADKSAKEESKEPVKVSEQEPTK; encoded by the coding sequence ATCGAATTTTATTTCAATAAAATTAATAAGGATAATCAAACGATGTTAAAGAACAAAAAGTGTTATATTTCAACTCCAATTTATTATGCTTCAGGTAACCCCCACATTGGGCATGCTTACACAACAATTCTTGGAGATTTTCTAGCTAGATTTAAAAAACAAAGAGGTTATGATGTTTTCTTCTTATCAGGCACTGATGAGTTTGGTAAAAAGATCGAAACCAAAGCTAAATCCTTAAATTTAACTCCACAAAAGATGGTTGATCAATACTCAAGTAAATTTAAGGATTTATTCAATCTTTTAAATATTGAATTAACAAGATTTGTCAGAACCACTGAACCAACCCACCAAGAAGTAGTTAAAAAGATCTTTGGTTTGTTTTATCTTAAGAAATATATTTACTTAGATCAATGACAAGGGTTGTACTGTGTTGATTGTGAAGAGAATTACACAAGTTCAAGTGTGTTAAAAAAAGCTGATCTAATTCAAAAAACTAATATGGATCTATCCTTAGATCCAGATGACCAACTTTACTGTAATGTTGGTCATAAGATCAGTGCAATCAACGAACCTTCTTATTTCATTAAATTATCAGAGTTTGAGGATTTTATTAAAGAATCATTAACTGATAATGTTCCAAGTGTTTATCCAACATCTAGAAACAAAGAGATGTTGAACAACTTTGTTAATGTTGGTCTTAAAGATTTATCAATTAGTAGAACCAGTATTAGTTGGGGGATTGAAACACCACTTAATAAGAGTCATAGAATCTATGTTTGATTAGACGCTTTATTTTCTTATTTAACATCAATGGGTTTTGGTACAGAAGACGATAAGTTGTACCAAGAATTTTGAAACAACGATGATAGTGAAAGAATTCATTTGATTGCCAAAGAGATTACTAGATTTCATAGAATCTATTGAGTAATCTTCTTAAAGATGCTAGGAATCAAACAACCAACAAGAATGATCTCTCATGGTTGGATCTTAGATGAAAATGGTAATAAGATGTCTAAATCACTTGATAACATCATTGATCCAATTGAGTTAGCTGAACTATTTGGCGTTGATCAATTACGTTATTACTTACTTAAAGAATTAAGTTTAAGTGAAGATGGCAAAGTTGGTAAACGCTTAATCCAAGAAACTGTAAGTGCTGATCTAATTAATAATTTAGGTAATCTAGTTCATAGATTAATTCCGATGATTGAATCTAGACAAGAGTCAATCATCTTACCTTATGTACCTGGTAATGAATTAGAAGATAAGTATTTAGAAGAAGTCAAAAAATTACCAGCTGAATTTGAAAAACTAGTTGAAGAAAACGATATTCGTTCAGCAATTAAATTGGTCCTTAATATTTCAAAAGAATATTCAAGCGTGATTGAAGTAAGAAAACCTTGAGAACTTTATAAGAATGGTAAGACTCAAGAATTGGCTAACGTATTATTTGCAGGAGTTGCTGCAATTAGAACTGTCTTTGTTTTACTTGAACCAATCTTAACAACTAAATCAAAAGAAGTTTATGAACAAATGGGCTTCACCCCTGAACAAACAAAATTAGAAAACATCAATAATTTTGAGCAATTGTTCAATCATAAAATTAATAAGTCTAAGAAGTTGTTCCAAAAACTTAATCTTACTGATCCAGCTGTTAATTTAGGTCCAATTGAACAAACTGAACAAAAACCTGCTAAAGATAAAAAAGCTAAACAATCTGGTAAAGATTCTGGAAAAGAATCTAAAAAAGAATCTCCAAAAGAATCTGATAAAAAAGCAGCTAAAGAACCAGCTGATAAATCTGCTAAAGAAGAATCAAAAGAACCAGTTAAAGTATCAGAACAAGAACCAACTAAATAA
- the der gene encoding ribosome biogenesis GTPase Der gives MLKVAIVGKPNVGKSTLFNRLIKNRIAIVDDTPGITRDRIFGDVEWLTKRFQIIDTGGLSTDSNVFQRAIEQQVQFAIDEADIILFVCSYKEGINADDHYAAKLLKKHKNKKILFVLNKIENQNKNELNLSSYFSLGFGKPMIISAEHAIGIGDLLDEIIRLKDQFANKKDIELVETFCIIGKPNVGKSSLLNQLLKKERVLVSDVPGTTRDAIDATFSYNKELYKVIDTAGIRRKGKIATRIEKFSVQRTQQAISRSKMILLMLDGSVDLSEQDEVIGGLCYEANLPTIIVVNKWDLVKKDDKTMELYKKQIRSKFKYLPWSPIIFISAKANLRIETIFQTIKLIQSQLKIKISTSLLNDVVQKAQMINQPPIFNGNRLSITYSTQAQGQIPTFVLFCNNPDYLHFSYARYLENKIREAFGLTYVPITLYFKSKNARNRKLSKDVKFKQTGYDVE, from the coding sequence ATGCTTAAGGTTGCAATTGTTGGTAAACCAAACGTAGGAAAATCAACGCTTTTTAATCGTTTGATTAAAAACAGAATAGCGATCGTTGATGATACCCCAGGGATCACCCGTGATCGTATTTTTGGTGATGTTGAATGATTAACTAAAAGATTTCAAATCATTGATACTGGTGGATTAAGTACAGACAGTAACGTTTTTCAACGTGCAATTGAACAACAAGTTCAATTCGCAATTGATGAAGCTGATATCATCTTATTTGTCTGTTCATATAAAGAAGGTATCAACGCCGATGATCATTATGCTGCAAAACTACTAAAGAAACATAAGAACAAAAAAATTCTTTTTGTTCTTAATAAGATTGAAAATCAAAATAAGAACGAATTAAATCTAAGTAGCTATTTTAGTTTAGGGTTTGGTAAACCAATGATCATCTCAGCTGAACACGCAATCGGAATTGGTGATCTACTAGATGAGATCATCAGACTGAAAGATCAGTTTGCTAACAAAAAAGATATTGAATTAGTAGAAACATTCTGTATCATTGGTAAACCCAATGTTGGTAAATCAAGTTTATTAAACCAACTACTTAAAAAAGAACGGGTGTTGGTTTCAGATGTTCCAGGAACAACTCGTGATGCAATTGATGCTACCTTTAGTTACAACAAAGAACTTTATAAAGTAATTGATACAGCTGGAATCAGAAGAAAAGGTAAGATTGCCACAAGAATTGAAAAATTCTCAGTGCAAAGAACTCAACAAGCAATCTCAAGATCAAAAATGATTTTACTCATGCTTGACGGTTCTGTTGATCTATCTGAACAAGATGAGGTAATCGGTGGATTGTGTTATGAAGCTAACTTACCCACAATCATCGTCGTAAACAAATGAGATCTGGTTAAAAAAGATGATAAGACGATGGAACTGTACAAAAAACAAATCCGTTCCAAATTCAAATATTTACCTTGATCGCCAATCATCTTTATTAGTGCTAAGGCTAACTTAAGAATCGAAACGATCTTTCAAACCATCAAACTAATCCAATCTCAACTTAAGATTAAGATCTCAACATCATTATTAAATGATGTTGTCCAAAAAGCACAGATGATCAACCAACCCCCGATCTTTAATGGTAACCGGTTATCAATCACCTATTCAACCCAAGCCCAAGGTCAGATTCCAACATTCGTACTATTCTGTAACAACCCTGATTATTTACACTTCTCATATGCCAGGTATTTAGAAAATAAGATACGAGAAGCATTTGGGCTAACTTATGTCCCAATCACTCTATACTTTAAATCCAAGAATGCAAGAAACAGAAAACTATCTAAGGATGTCAAGTTCAAACAAACTGGTTATGATGTTGAATAA